The DNA window GTATGACATacatgatatgtttgatgcacttaatggctttatgatgagtatgatgattgcataaTGTTTATCTTATGTTGatgtttttcatattaagcatgttatatgataaTGAGTGTCATACTGTATCATGTAGATAGATCGacctaggacacaaccctaagagcatcaaatgatattaatataaatatccaacgAGCATGTGTTGcttaatgtaacaaagagaagagactagagggttgtgtcagaagataTGTTAAGATGAGAATTAGAGAGACCTCAGACATATTGTTCCCCTATAGATGATGAGTGCAGACGCGCACGGTATGACGAGCAGGGTGATCATAGGGAGCATGACACCAGGAGTTTCATTGACCTctggacgtcgctacagagtagcttgaccagagagggtccagggggtgtgcaaGCCGCCTTGGGATCCACATTCGCACGTGTGGGTTGTGtatagagaagtactacacatccatagTAGTCAGAGACTAGAGGCCACTCCAAGATGAGATGATAGGTCTCAAGAgtatgattgcatgtgtttgcatttagCATAGCCCCTATAGTGGGAACACTTACCGAGTATTTTCGAAATTCttaggccgtgtgccacatcattttttttcaggtaaaggcaaggcaacCATGTATGGATGATGACGGCATTCACAAGTAGAGACTGTGACACGTGCATAGAATATatgcatatttaaattcctagtcttaggttagaatagtttgttttgcatttcaacattttaaaatattttattttgtatttgttttaatttttttaattccattaTTCTGTTTGAAACCGTCAGTATTTTCtagaagatgaagttcttttaagcattttcgaagtttatgttataaatgattttcattttaagaattatatttCTACCTTAAGGGACAAACATGGGACACTAATAGCAACTCGGAattatatctattttattttaaaacaacatttttaagtcatagtaaaaaaaaaaaaaaaaaaaaaaaaaNTCCTTCTAACTGATGTGGATCTCAGATTAATAACATGtaagtattatttattaaagttaaattagacaaaaataactttgtaaaattaaaaaacatacctcacatcaattttttttttttaaaggaaaattacaacttagattttggaattatttttattatttatatgtcaaataaattaataaacctttttattttattttgtcctccatttatgttatttatggaTTAAGGAATAGTTAAATACTACCTTGTCCAAGTCAAATTTTGTAACGTCCAATATTCCACTAAACGGACGGTCGATGACGCCGGCGTTGCTGTACATGATATCCAGCTTACCGTGCAGGCAGACAGCAGCGTCCACTAGATTGCTGACGTCTTCTTCCTTGGACACGTCGCAACGGATATAGCTTACGCCTTCGCCGAGTTGGTCAGCAATTTTTTGGCCGACTTCATCTTGGATATCGGCGATGACGACTTTGGCTCCATTTTCATGGAAAATTCGCACTGCGCTAGCTCCGATTCCGCTTGCACCGCCGGTGATGATCGCCACCTTGCCTTCCAGTCTAAAAACCCCAAAATTACACAGGTTAATCAATATATatgttagacaaacacgagtctccacaatggtatgatatgtcCATAATCTCTAAtcactttgctttgggctttccgaAAAGGCCTTATACTAATGGAATTAGCGGAGGCATTAGAatatgtataattaattaatgaaaattgatacCTTCTAAGAGGGGTGGCAGCAGAGGCATTAGAAGTCATgttattgaagaagaaagtcaGAAATTAAGGAAGCGGTTGATGGGAgagtaaaagagagagagggttgGATTTAGTGAAAGGTGTGATTTTGTGAGGGTGGGAATTCACATATTTATAGGACAGATTTGTCCGAtgaaactaaattatttttgggtcattcattatcatcattattattgcTATTATATTTAGTTGAGGATACAGAAGCGCCTCATATTTGTGTTTAAGCCACTCACCTACTTTtggttcattattttattttttggtcaCATGTTTTATTCCCTTTACTTACAATtaacatttatgaaattattaaaagagaaATTGAGTGGAATTGTcagaaatttgtttaaaattaaacttctaAGGAATTATGGTTACTCGGGTAAATCAATTATTGAACATATCTTGGCATTTATGATATCTCTCAAAAAGTTTTCTTGAAATGGTTGCAAAGAAGCATGCATGTGATTGGTAGTGTTCATACTTCTATTGTAACGTGACGTTATAAATAACTCGAAAGTTGGATTTTGAAGGAAATGAGATCTGCATCCCTTGACGTCTAacagagaggaagaggaagaaaaaggactGGAAAATACGTTGGAAACAATCGCgcaaaggagagagagatccATCGAGAAATAGCGTTGACTCGGATAAATTAGATCCGGGTCAGACTTGAACCGGATAATCGAGACAGGTTCatgttaagaataagaaatagaTTTGTGAAGGTATGTTTTGATTGATATTCATAAGCTTTGAATATGATATAAGCTAGCAACTAATACCTAGttataaggaaaatataaactaattaaatattccgactaaaataaaatatattataaatcaaatcNNNNNNNNNNNNNNNNNNNNNNNNNNNNNNNNNNNNNNNNNNNNNNNNNNNNNNNNNNNNNNNNNNNNNNNNNNNNNNNNNNNNNNNNNNNNNNNNNNNNNNNNNNNNNNNNNNNNNNNNNNNNNNNNNNNNNNNNNNNNNNNNNNNNNNNNNNNNNNNNNNNNNNNNNNNNNNNNNNNNNNNNNNNNNNNNNNNNNNNNNNNNNNNNNNNNNNNNNNNNNNNNNNNNNNNNNNNNNNNNNNNNNNNNNNNNNNNNNNNNNNNNNNNNNNNNNNNNNNNNNNNNNNNNNNNNNNNNNNNNNNNNNNNNNNNNNNNNNNNNNNNNNNNNNNNNNNNNNNNNNNNNNNNNNNNNNNNNNNNNNNNNNNNNNNNNNNNNNNNNNNNNNNNNNNNNNNNNNNNNNNNNNNNNNNNNNNNNNNNNNNNNNNNNNNNNNNNNNNNNNNNNNNNNNNNNNNNNNNNNNNNNNNNNNNNNNNNNNNNNNNNNNNNNNNNNNNNNNNNNNNNNNNNNNNNNNNNNNNNNNNNNNNNNNNNNNNNNNNNNNNNNNNNNNNNNNNNNNNNNNNNNNNNNNNNNNNNNNNNNNNNNNNNNNNNNNNNNNNNNNNNNNNNNNNNNNNNNNNNNNNNNNNNNNNNNNNNNNNNNNNNNNNNNNNNNNNNNNNNNNNNNNNNNNNNNNNNNNNNNNNNNNNNNNNNNNNNNNNNNNNNNNNNNNNNNNNNNNNNNNNNNNNNNNNNNNNNNNNNNNNNNNNNNNNNNNNNNNNNNNNNNNNNNNNNNNNNNNNNNNNNNNNNNNNNNNNNNNNNNNNNNNNNNNNNNNNNNNNNNNNNNNNNNNNNNNNNNNNNNNNNNNNNNNNNNNNNNNNNNNNNNNNNNNNNNNNNNNNNNNNNNNNNNNNNNNNNNNNNNNNNNNNNNNNNNNNNNNNNNNNNNNNNNNNNNNNNNNNNNNNNNNNNNNNNNaaaaaaaaaaaaaaaaaaaaaaaagggcaaaTTGGAGTTCTGATACTTCTAATGTGtttgaaaacaatatttttaagtcaataatttaaaaaggtAAGTTGCTTCTTCCAGAAGTATTTGAAAACTTCTTTTCcataaaataattctttaatattttaaacaaattaattttatttatttatggataaatatgttttaataataatttagacgTAGTATCGGTTTATTTTCATATACTTTACTCAGACATCACTATCACTAGTTGGTTATCTTTTCATCACGTAATAATTTTctgttaaaataaatgaaaggtGTGAATATATATCACAGTGTTACCAACTTTGTTGTGCTTAatgtcaaaataatttaattagacTTGTGTTAATAGCTTTCTGTGTTGACTTTGtcttattgtatttatttattttttgaaaaaatgggtttatttgattaaacaataaaatctcTGACGTTTCATAAATACTTGATTTTGgtcctaaattaataaaatcattacATCTTACATGGAAGTTGGTGAAgcattttaatgaaaaaaaataatgattataaaatgatagtaataatataattttaaaataaaccttttttttttttttttttccctccctGCCGGCCGCCTGTCACCTCCCCCATAAAAATAGCCCAAAACATAGGCCCATTAATATAAAGCCCAATCTCTTCGTTGAAAAGTGGTGTATTATCCCCAAAACATAGGCCCATTAACTTAAACAGGCTGTCGTCGTTTAATGCTCAgattaattattgattatatttgtattaacCATTCATGTACAAAACCAGACACGTGGGTTATGGTGGACACGTGCGAGGCTCACTTTCGCTCAACCCAGCCCAATGCGACGCCATTCGCAGCTTCAACTCGAAGAAATCCAACTCCGATTAAACTGAGATGCGCTGTTGGATCAGTgggtttcttttaatttctaattctcCTAAATTTCTTCCAGATTTTTCTTCTAGTTACATTCATTCTTTTGCGGGATTGATGTTTTCAGCTGTTCTCAGTGGTTCACTATAGTGGATGCTAATTTCGNAAGAGAGAGAGGGTTGGATTTAGTGAAAGGTGTGATTTTGTGAGGGTGGGAATTCACATATTTATAGGACAGATTTGTCCGAtgaaactaaattatttttgggtcattcattatcatcattattattgcTATTATATTTAGTTGAGGATACAGAAGCGCCTCATATTTGTGTTTAAGCCACTCACCTACTTTtggttcattattttattttttggtcaCATGTTTTATTCCCTTTACTTACAATtaacatttatgaaattattaaaagagaaATTGAGTGGAATTGTcagaaatttgtttaaaattaaacttctaAGGAATTATGGTTACTCGGGTAAATCAATTATTGAACATATCTTGGCATTTATGATATCTCTCAAAAAGTTTTCTTGNTAAAAGGTGAGGAAATTTTGGGAACAGGGTACAAATTGTTGAATATTTTTCGTGTCTTTGTTTTCGATGTGTTGAATTATAGCTCTCGGGGGAAATGGATTCCTTTGAATGCTAGGGTAAGCACTTGAAATTGTTTAGATAACCGGCGGAGTTTCCCTCTGGAGCTTCCAATTTTTGGGTATCTGTTCAATTTACGTTTCGAATGCTTAATTTGATGAAGAACATTGCGGAAGTTATTCCGAGTTCTTTCTTGTAGATCCATTAGGAATCAAATTCTGCTTGATTATGTTCtctcttgtttcttgttaTAATTATGGAGTTATATTGATGTATAGCCATGTATATGCAGCTCTTGGGAAGAACGGGTAATTTACTACTTTTTGGAAACCACAAAACTTGGTTGTAATAATGTCAAGACCTTGGGTTCTTGTCTGTCTGCTGTTACTCATCGTGTTCTCCTCACAATTTGAGTGGAGGCAACAGTATGAGAACGAACTTGAAGCAGGCCCAAACGCCTCACAGACAGAACCCCATATGTCTGAAAGAGAGGAAGCTGTAAAAGAAAAGGTGAAATTCCAGTTTTCTATCTCTTTTTGCCTTCAAGTTTGCCAAACTACTTGAATGTTTCAGGtgtttcaatttctttcaatGCTTTAAATGATTAGATTTTCGATTGTTGTTACTGTTGCTATTACATAGGAACAATTTATGCATTAGGTTAAGGTGAGATCCCCACGTTggtcggagaggggaacgaagcattccttataaaggtatggaaacctctggaaaggaaagtccaaaaaagacaatatatagtagcggtagacttggggTGTTACATATATTTTGTTCACGTGGGCATGTGAACATTTTGGTATTTTGGCTTAGAATTCAGTCTAGAAGGGAGTGTTCCCTGTCTCTCGAAGTGCTAGGGTGTTCCTCGTGTGTGATTTTGCTGTCTTGAGATATTGTGAAGGTGACTGATAGGTAAAATTGGATAGCCACcttcaccgctagtagatattgtataGTATGGTGGACGGTAAGATTTGCTAAAATGATATTCAAAGATTTGTTTTTGACCATAAGGAAAGGTAGAGAGTTTTTCAAGCATAATACCCTTTTATTAGTTTCGTTGCTCTTGAAAGCTTTTAGAGACAACCTGAATCTTCTTCAGAATGCGATCTTTGTGGGAATCCTACCAAAAGTGTTTGAAGCTATGATTTGAAGACTTACATTAGAAAATACAGGAATTTTCCCATCATTTTCTCCTATAAcactaatgtgagatcctacattagGTGGGGAGgcgaacgaaacattccttacaagggtgtgaaaacctctacttagtagacgcgttttaaaaccatgagattaacggtgatacgtaacgggccaaaacagacactAGCGATGGACTTTGGCTGTTACTGCTTGCGATGGGCCAAGCCAACTTTACTACGTTCTCTTGTTTGGTTTgtccattttatttatgacTGGTCTTGTTGGTTTGTAATATGATCTGTAAATATAATACTAAAAGTTCTTTCAATGCTACTGTAGATTATCCTTTCCCAGGAGAAAAACATCCGGAGATTGAATGAGGTGGTGCAGAGTCTTAGAAGAGAGTTGGTCGAGTGCAGGGGTGAAGAACACGAGGCAGTGAATAGCACGGTGAGGCCTATGACTGAGCTTCTAACAGTGTTCAACCGGCAGCCGATATTAGATGATTAGGTCCCATGCCACTGACCACCACCCGTTCTTGTTATTACACTTTGATAGGACTCTTAACTGTAGATGTAGAACAATGTGTCCTCCTTCAACTCTATCCATCActcataattatatatatatatatcaaatctACGCCCTATGATTAATTAAGCTAAGTTGATTGTCATTCActcttatttgaaaataataaaagcatGAAATTGTTGTACAACAAGCTGctatttatgtatatatttgtTCTGTCTGCTCTCTGTACCCAAATTTTATGGCTGGTCTACAGGTATGCTATCAACTAAATGCACTTTACTTCCATTCAATGGGGATTGGTTTCAATATTCAAATTCCAAGTTTTACAGTTGAGGGgctttgaattttatttttttattttattttatgcaacTCGACATATTTAGCTGATTTTCTCGGTGTTTGTAGTAAGCATGTTAGTGAAGACAAACCATAACatctcaagctcaccgctagtagatattgtcatttctCAGACTTtcccataaaatttttaaaacatgtttgctcGAGAGAGTTTTCCACCCCCCTtgttgtaagaaatgtttcgttcccccctCTACATACTGAAATGACTTgtttatgttcaaattatCTGTGTTAGGTGGTCTCTTAATAAGTAGATAAAATTCTCACTTTTGAAACgcctaaaaaagaagaagaacgatGATTAAAGATAAAAGCAGATACgtctttaataatatttagggtttgagaccaaaaaaacaaaaagaaaacatagcGGCATAGGAAGTGAATAGGAGAGGTAGGAGTTGACATTATTGATTTCATGAGAGCATTGGTAACGACCTATCATGAGAGCATTGGGCtcacatttattgaatatattcATTTCATGCACTAATTGGATGtgcattataattaatattgtgatttcttatttaattttagggGTAGCGATAATAGATAATAGAGAAACAcccatatttattatttcccCCTAATATTAACAATATGGGTCTAATTTTAATCCTTTCCCTAAATTGAACCAATTCAATTTATGGGTTAAagtcaaataaatattattgtatGAACACCAAACAAGCTTtgtatttcaatattattttctccATTCTCACTTCATAACttatgttttcattttatatatatatatatatgtgagaTTAAATTACTCTTATTGTTTCCCTTCAAATAGTTTATGATGCGAATTAAAGAATATGGTGTTGAAAAAGTTGACTTGAAGATAGCATAAGAcagagaaaattaattatcattattgATAGATCCAGAAAATGAGGGTCAACTTTTATATAGAGAGGATTATTAAAATAGGATTCAAGAGATATATACCTCTATTTGTGTGACACCCTTTAACCTCCTTAACAGATATATACCTCTATTTGTCTCGTTTCATTTCTTTAGCTTTAGTTCGACGAATTCGGTCCATTAACCTAATTGAGTTGACGTCGTGCTTGAATGAAGATTATTTGTCAAAGATAAATCTCGAATGGATcctaatattatttaatataataattttgaattgttatcaaatataatctttaaaaaaattaaaattaaaaaattgtattttatttattattagtattatttcaaatttggaggccatatttaataatttttttggcaTGTGCAATTAACTCAACGGATCCTCACATTAAAATGTGGAAGGTCAATATCGGGAGTATTGACTAACTAAAGGGAGGAGACGggtaataaaattaaatacaaacataattagttttttaattaattaattaattagaattatCGACTTAAGCTGAATTTAAATCGATTTATAAATATGGGTTTAGATTTCCCttagcaaataaaaaaatttagaccCGAAAATATTAGCTTATTTATGAACCATTATTACAAGTCCATCCAAATACACAGTTTAAttgattatatatttattaattttcgtctttcataaaataatatatatatatatttaatacgtctaaataactaaaaaaatataattagattaaaatgtatatataataacgAAAATGATAATGGGTCCATTTTGTTTCCATGTTTATCACAAAACgtgaataattaaatatgtgGCAGTTGTCATTCTTTCATTAAGTCGCAACAGACATTAATTAAGCtgtttaattctatttattattgcAGTTCGATCCAATTTATTTACACCCCCCAAAAttatccct is part of the Cucurbita pepo subsp. pepo cultivar mu-cu-16 chromosome LG03, ASM280686v2, whole genome shotgun sequence genome and encodes:
- the LOC111791029 gene encoding tropinone reductase-like 1, whose amino-acid sequence is MTSNASAATPLRRLEGKVAIITGGASGIGASAVRIFHENGAKVVIADIQDEVGQKIADQLGEGVSYIRCDVSKEEDVSNLVDAAVCLHGKLDIMYSNAGVIDRPFSGILDVTKFDLDKVVFNYSLIHK
- the LOC111791054 gene encoding uncharacterized protein LOC111791054, with amino-acid sequence MSRPWVLVCLLLLIVFSSQFEWRQQYENELEAGPNASQTEPHMSEREEAVKEKIILSQEKNIRRLNEVVQSLRRELVECRGEEHEAVNSTVRPMTELLTVFNRQPILDD